Proteins from a single region of Bremerella sp. JC817:
- a CDS encoding phosphoribosylaminoimidazolesuccinocarboxamide synthase produces the protein MGLNYPLRQGKVRDVYDLGNQVLLVASDRISAFDYILPSLIPDKGRVLTQMSRYWFESLGIPNHLVSTDVREMNLEGDVDLAELDGRSTLARKTEVVPIECVVRGYLVGSGWKEYQKTQTVCGIQLPAGLNQASKLPEPIFTPATKAESGHDENISFEQMSAIIGADLANLLREKSLAVYNAGAERAIEQGIIIADTKFEWGVVDGEVILIDEVMTPDSSRFWPQDEYAEGISPPSFDKQFVRDWLEQSGWDKNSEPPMLPEEIVTKTRAKYIEAYERITQQKFAW, from the coding sequence ATGGGTCTAAACTATCCCCTCCGACAGGGCAAAGTCCGCGACGTGTACGATTTGGGCAACCAGGTTCTACTGGTGGCCTCGGACCGGATTAGTGCTTTTGACTACATCTTGCCGTCGCTCATTCCGGATAAGGGACGTGTTCTGACGCAGATGAGCCGCTATTGGTTCGAGTCGCTCGGCATCCCGAATCACCTGGTTTCGACCGATGTCCGCGAAATGAATCTGGAAGGTGATGTCGATCTGGCGGAACTCGATGGCCGTTCGACCCTGGCCCGTAAGACTGAAGTGGTTCCGATCGAATGTGTCGTTCGAGGATACCTCGTTGGTTCGGGGTGGAAGGAATATCAAAAAACGCAGACCGTTTGTGGCATTCAGTTGCCGGCCGGTCTCAATCAGGCCTCGAAGCTGCCCGAACCGATCTTCACTCCGGCGACCAAGGCGGAGTCGGGGCATGACGAGAACATTTCGTTCGAACAGATGTCGGCGATCATCGGGGCCGACCTGGCGAACTTGCTTCGCGAGAAGAGCCTGGCCGTTTACAACGCCGGAGCCGAGCGAGCAATCGAGCAAGGGATCATCATCGCGGACACCAAGTTCGAGTGGGGCGTCGTCGATGGCGAAGTGATCCTGATCGACGAAGTTATGACGCCGGACAGTTCACGCTTCTGGCCACAAGACGAATACGCGGAAGGAATCAGCCCGCCATCTTTTGACAAGCAGTTCGTCCGTGACTGGCTTGAACAGAGTGGCTGGGATAAGAACAGCGAGCCACCAATGTTGCCAGAAGAGATCGTCACGAAGACGCGTGCCAAGTACATCGAAGCGTACGAGCGGATCACGCAGCAGAAGTTTGCCTGGTAA
- a CDS encoding diacylglycerol kinase family protein, protein MPKESDADVTFTETRQATATETAWLFINRIAGSFDKSQSHMRLRALLEELGMLPVEINSPDQLKAMWNDPAQIRPDVIVSVGGDGTAAMIAGVTSGEVPIAIYPAGTENVLAKYLQIPTDFTAFSKMLSKRFVRQIDAGKCGDRTFMLMASVGFEAEIVHQVHARRNGHLTKFHYVRPTFRMLAQYEYPRIQLDIELADGTRTQTEGYWAFAFNVPRYALGFEVAPKATPDDGLLDICVFTRKGFWSTGAYITSLLSGSISERSDVQIFQARSAEITSLDAPIPLQTDGDPAGFTDVRLAVLPNYLPLVVPKRKAR, encoded by the coding sequence GTGCCTAAAGAGAGTGACGCAGACGTGACGTTCACCGAAACCCGACAAGCGACTGCGACAGAAACGGCGTGGCTCTTCATCAACCGCATCGCTGGAAGCTTTGATAAATCGCAAAGCCACATGCGACTACGTGCGTTGTTGGAAGAACTCGGGATGCTGCCGGTCGAGATCAATTCGCCCGACCAGCTGAAGGCCATGTGGAACGATCCGGCCCAAATTCGGCCCGATGTGATCGTATCGGTGGGGGGTGACGGTACGGCCGCCATGATCGCTGGAGTGACCAGCGGCGAAGTCCCCATCGCCATCTATCCAGCCGGTACCGAGAACGTTCTAGCCAAGTATCTCCAGATTCCGACCGATTTTACCGCGTTCTCGAAGATGCTCTCGAAGCGGTTCGTTCGTCAGATCGACGCCGGGAAGTGTGGTGATCGGACCTTCATGCTGATGGCCTCGGTCGGATTCGAGGCGGAAATCGTCCACCAGGTCCACGCCCGCCGCAACGGCCACCTGACAAAGTTCCATTACGTCCGACCGACCTTCCGGATGTTGGCTCAGTACGAATATCCTCGGATCCAGCTCGATATCGAACTGGCCGACGGAACACGGACCCAGACCGAAGGCTATTGGGCGTTTGCCTTCAATGTGCCTCGCTATGCCCTCGGGTTCGAGGTCGCCCCTAAGGCGACGCCTGATGATGGGCTGCTCGATATCTGTGTTTTCACCCGCAAAGGCTTCTGGTCGACCGGGGCCTATATCACTTCGCTTCTTTCTGGATCGATTAGCGAGCGAAGCGACGTGCAGATCTTCCAGGCACGCTCGGCCGAGATCACCAGCCTCGATGCTCCGATCCCGCTGCAAACCGATGGCGATCCCGCCGGCTTCACCGACGTTCGCCTGGCCGTGCTGCCCAACTACCTTCCGCTGGTCGTGCCGAAACGAAAAGCCCGTTAA
- a CDS encoding family 16 glycoside hydrolase, whose product MMLSRALFAFLVTTSLLIGPGAYYVSAAEDAPKDQPTEAKREEKKDEKSSSKDHDKKKEHRDKHDHDKKDGDPKKKPSKEQDKPKNKPKQDKESKKDAKSDEPKKDDSQKDDSQKDDSKKDDSKKDDSKKDEPKKDEPKKDEPKKDEPKKDEPKKEMKPEAKSEPKKDADKKEEGKPQGEPTPAKTPEPKAEMKPEAAPDKPADKKPEEKKPEPKPEVSPLPKPAPKPDPRKMAITELSNVDADFAFQGEYYGKIHLPGGTSESAGLQIIARGDGNFVGRQLRGGLPGNGWYNDQKIDLTGKRAGDVLILTQGDYQVVVTNQKATIVNSAGDTLGVLTKVQRRSELLGLKPSSSAVVLFDGNSVEQFVNAKINDKGELQIGTETKNPVQDFRMHLEFRLPYMPFATGQGRANSGLYIQGRYEVQILDSFGLPGEFNECGSLYRTKSPDINMCFPPLSWQTYDVYFTAARFDSEGNKIIPARITVQHNGILVQDNYLIPNKTGAGKPEGPEPQTIKLQDHGNPVVFRNIWIEYLGGPVVSSTPEAETLPTPAKK is encoded by the coding sequence ATGATGCTTTCTCGTGCTTTGTTCGCCTTCCTTGTGACAACCTCACTGCTTATCGGCCCCGGCGCTTATTACGTCTCGGCTGCCGAGGATGCCCCGAAAGATCAACCTACGGAAGCCAAGCGAGAAGAAAAGAAAGACGAAAAGTCGTCGTCGAAAGACCACGACAAAAAGAAAGAACATCGCGACAAGCACGACCACGATAAGAAAGATGGCGATCCCAAGAAGAAGCCATCGAAGGAACAAGACAAGCCGAAGAACAAACCGAAACAAGACAAAGAGTCGAAGAAGGATGCCAAGTCCGACGAACCCAAAAAGGACGACTCCCAAAAGGACGACTCCCAAAAGGACGACTCCAAAAAGGACGACTCCAAAAAGGACGACTCCAAAAAGGACGAACCCAAAAAGGACGAACCCAAAAAGGACGAACCCAAAAAGGACGAACCCAAAAAGGACGAACCCAAAAAGGAAATGAAACCGGAGGCAAAGTCCGAGCCGAAGAAGGACGCCGACAAGAAAGAAGAGGGCAAGCCCCAGGGTGAACCGACGCCTGCAAAGACTCCGGAGCCCAAAGCCGAGATGAAACCGGAAGCTGCTCCGGATAAGCCTGCGGACAAGAAGCCTGAAGAAAAGAAACCAGAGCCCAAACCGGAAGTAAGTCCACTGCCCAAGCCGGCTCCGAAACCAGATCCGCGCAAAATGGCGATCACCGAGCTGAGCAACGTCGACGCAGACTTCGCTTTCCAGGGCGAATACTACGGCAAGATTCATCTGCCCGGTGGTACCTCGGAGTCAGCCGGTCTGCAGATCATTGCCCGAGGCGATGGCAACTTCGTTGGACGCCAACTCCGTGGCGGTCTGCCAGGCAATGGCTGGTATAACGATCAGAAGATCGACCTGACCGGCAAACGGGCAGGGGATGTGCTCATTCTAACCCAGGGTGATTATCAGGTTGTCGTCACGAATCAGAAGGCAACCATCGTGAATTCGGCCGGCGACACGCTCGGCGTGCTGACCAAGGTTCAGCGTCGCAGCGAACTGCTGGGCCTCAAGCCAAGTTCCAGCGCCGTCGTCCTGTTCGATGGCAACTCGGTCGAGCAGTTCGTCAACGCCAAGATCAACGACAAGGGCGAACTACAGATCGGCACCGAAACGAAGAACCCGGTCCAGGACTTCCGCATGCACCTGGAATTCCGGTTGCCTTACATGCCGTTTGCCACCGGCCAGGGTCGAGCCAACAGCGGGCTGTACATTCAAGGACGTTACGAAGTGCAGATCCTTGACTCGTTCGGCCTGCCAGGCGAGTTCAACGAATGTGGTTCGCTCTATCGCACCAAGAGCCCAGACATCAACATGTGCTTCCCACCACTTTCGTGGCAGACGTACGATGTCTACTTCACGGCGGCTCGCTTCGATAGCGAAGGAAACAAGATCATTCCGGCCCGCATCACCGTGCAGCACAACGGGATCCTGGTTCAGGACAACTACTTGATTCCCAACAAGACCGGTGCGGGCAAACCAGAGGGCCCAGAACCGCAGACGATCAAGCTGCAAGACCATGGAAACCCAGTCGTGTTCCGCAACATCTGGATCGAGTATCTGGGTGGTCCCGTCGTCAGCTCGACGCCAGAAGCGGAAACACTGCCGACACCCGCCAAGAAGTAA
- a CDS encoding SpoIIE family protein phosphatase, with protein MSSYLVALNGPDSGKKIFLVGEEFTLGRHPDCDIVVEVGAVSRYHAKIIKGNDGYQVEDLGSRNGTYVNDEQLSKPHRLTHGDTIRVCDVSFEYKQEGYKPTPKDTVGIRADGPGAFGAVMIDDDGATSTIMSKFEVSSQTGAIHLTASPEAKLNALLEITRGLTGTLSLDEVLPKVLDGLFRIFLQADRGFIILRDESGNMVPRWTKARREADEEEIRISRTIVKHVMQTREAILSADAAADSRFEMSQSITDFKIRSIMCAPLVNADDEVLGVIQIDTLDQRKRFQKEDLEVAVSVGMQAAAAIERAQLHDAAIRQIAFQRDLHAANQVQIGFLPSEEPKLDRYQFYHYYLAANSVGGDYYDYIPLPDGGTAILVGDVVGHGIAASLMMAKLSAEARYCLASMADPQKAAYHLNNNFTAATPADKFVTLAIAILHPEKNLVTLINAGHNPPILRKPDGKCTMLAEEEIGLPLGIMEDMEYDIAQFTLEPGDMLFIYTDGINEAMNSQGDQFGMERMLGCISENCDDVEICSRAIIDGCREFMAGSPQYDDMCMVAIQRHD; from the coding sequence ATGTCCAGCTACTTGGTGGCACTGAATGGCCCAGATTCTGGCAAGAAAATTTTCCTCGTCGGAGAGGAATTCACGCTCGGTCGTCATCCCGATTGCGACATCGTTGTCGAGGTCGGCGCGGTCAGTCGTTATCACGCCAAAATCATCAAGGGGAACGACGGCTATCAGGTAGAAGACCTGGGAAGTCGTAACGGAACCTACGTCAACGACGAGCAGCTTTCCAAGCCTCATCGATTGACCCACGGCGATACGATTCGCGTTTGCGATGTCTCGTTCGAGTACAAGCAAGAAGGCTACAAGCCGACCCCCAAAGACACGGTTGGCATCCGCGCCGATGGCCCTGGTGCCTTCGGGGCCGTGATGATCGACGACGACGGGGCGACCTCGACCATCATGTCGAAATTCGAGGTTAGCTCGCAGACCGGTGCCATTCATCTGACGGCCAGCCCAGAAGCGAAGCTGAACGCGTTGCTGGAAATCACGCGTGGGCTGACCGGGACGCTCTCGCTGGACGAGGTCTTGCCGAAGGTGCTGGATGGCTTGTTCCGGATCTTTCTGCAGGCTGACCGCGGTTTCATCATCCTGCGAGATGAATCGGGCAATATGGTCCCTCGCTGGACGAAGGCTCGACGGGAAGCGGACGAAGAAGAAATTCGGATCAGCCGAACGATCGTCAAGCATGTAATGCAGACCCGCGAAGCAATCTTGTCGGCCGACGCCGCCGCGGACTCTCGCTTCGAGATGAGCCAGTCGATCACCGACTTCAAGATTCGCTCGATCATGTGTGCCCCGCTGGTGAATGCCGACGACGAAGTGCTCGGCGTCATTCAGATCGATACGCTCGATCAGCGAAAGCGATTTCAGAAAGAAGACCTGGAAGTTGCCGTTAGTGTTGGCATGCAGGCCGCCGCCGCGATCGAACGTGCCCAGTTGCACGACGCGGCGATTCGTCAGATTGCTTTCCAGCGAGATCTGCACGCCGCCAATCAGGTTCAGATCGGCTTCCTGCCGTCGGAAGAACCGAAGCTCGACCGGTACCAGTTCTACCACTATTACCTGGCAGCCAACTCGGTTGGTGGGGATTACTACGACTATATCCCGTTGCCGGATGGTGGAACGGCGATCCTGGTCGGCGACGTCGTCGGGCATGGGATCGCGGCTTCGCTGATGATGGCCAAGCTTTCCGCGGAAGCTCGCTACTGTCTCGCTTCGATGGCCGATCCGCAGAAAGCCGCCTATCACCTGAACAACAACTTCACGGCGGCAACGCCGGCCGACAAGTTCGTGACGCTGGCCATTGCGATCCTGCATCCGGAGAAGAACCTGGTCACGCTGATCAACGCCGGGCACAATCCACCAATCCTCCGCAAGCCAGACGGCAAATGCACCATGCTGGCCGAAGAAGAGATCGGCTTGCCGCTGGGGATCATGGAAGATATGGAATACGACATCGCCCAGTTCACGCTGGAGCCGGGCGACATGCTGTTCATCTATACCGACGGGATCAACGAAGCGATGAACTCGCAGGGAGATCAGTTCGGTATGGAACGGATGCTCGGCTGTATCTCTGAAAACTGCGATGACGTCGAGATCTGCAGTCGCGCGATCATCGATGGCTGTCGCGAGTTCATGGCCGGCAGCCCGCAGTACGACGACATGTGCATGGTCGCCATTCAGCGGCACGACTAG
- the kdsA gene encoding 3-deoxy-8-phosphooctulonate synthase: MSPSPITEFSLNQDGHLLLIAGPCVLETRELAFHIAEQLCDIASRHPVQLVFKASFDKANRTSIHSYRGLGLEDGLKLLDAVRSEFGVPVTTDLHESYQAAAVGQVCDILQIPAFLARQTDLLVAAAETGKAVNVKKGQFMAPWDMKHVVEKLKEAGAKQTFLTERGTFFGYGRLVNDMRALIEMRSLGVPVVYDATHSVQEPGGLGSQTGGNRAMVPPLAMAAAAVGIDGLFLETHPDPDKSPSDGPNMVPLSELETLVQRVLAVRAAAQG; this comes from the coding sequence GTGAGCCCATCGCCAATTACCGAGTTCTCTCTGAATCAGGATGGGCACCTGCTGCTCATTGCCGGCCCATGCGTATTGGAAACGCGGGAGCTGGCCTTTCATATTGCGGAGCAGCTTTGCGACATTGCCAGTCGCCATCCGGTTCAGTTGGTATTCAAAGCCTCCTTCGACAAGGCGAACCGAACCAGCATTCATTCGTACAGAGGATTAGGGCTGGAAGATGGCCTGAAACTCCTCGATGCCGTCCGTTCGGAATTTGGCGTTCCGGTCACCACCGACCTTCACGAATCGTATCAGGCCGCGGCCGTTGGCCAGGTCTGTGATATCCTGCAGATCCCTGCGTTCCTGGCCCGGCAGACCGATCTGCTGGTCGCAGCTGCCGAGACCGGCAAAGCGGTGAACGTGAAGAAGGGCCAGTTTATGGCTCCCTGGGACATGAAGCATGTGGTCGAGAAGCTGAAAGAAGCCGGCGCCAAGCAAACTTTTCTGACCGAGCGTGGCACGTTCTTCGGTTATGGTCGGCTGGTGAACGATATGCGTGCCTTGATCGAAATGCGATCCCTGGGCGTACCTGTCGTGTACGATGCGACCCACAGCGTGCAGGAGCCGGGCGGACTTGGCAGTCAGACCGGTGGCAATCGAGCGATGGTTCCTCCCCTGGCAATGGCGGCGGCTGCCGTCGGCATCGATGGCTTGTTCCTGGAAACGCATCCTGATCCTGATAAATCCCCCAGCGACGGTCCCAACATGGTTCCGTTGTCCGAGTTGGAAACGCTTGTCCAACGTGTTTTGGCCGTTCGCGCGGCGGCCCAAGGTTAA
- a CDS encoding DNA-directed RNA polymerase subunit alpha C-terminal domain-containing protein, with translation MIQGIDFDLKSVVLTNSSFGPEEIRQILRTVGRDYNAYSTLRDSVSELEGQSEERSPATNVRLGVCQFIMGNYNGAVQTLSAADGGALAHFYLGRSYFCMQNYDKAIEAFQSAQTAGYNKDDCQLGIIEALRSRGEAEKALQMLDNMFGPIESTANYLYQRGATIASMGGNPDEVVALYERAVEADPGHAGALFGLALENDRRGNDVQALQLYQNAAAVFPTHVGALLNLGILHEDRGEYDRATHCYQRVLDSYPTEKRARMFMKDAQASGDMYYDEEEQKKRDRMSQVLSIPVTDFELSVRSRNCLQKMGIMTLGDLCRCSEQELLASKNFGETSLIEIRDMLRSKGLELGQMSNEKAAAPEVSYDTSGLSPDEQALLDRPIAELSLSVRARKCMVRLGISTIGELVRRTGDELLECKNFGVTSLNEVREKLTSYNLKLRGD, from the coding sequence ATGATTCAAGGAATCGATTTCGATCTGAAGAGCGTTGTTCTTACGAATTCCTCTTTCGGACCCGAGGAAATTCGTCAGATCCTGCGAACCGTAGGACGCGACTACAACGCCTATTCGACGCTTCGCGACAGTGTCTCCGAACTGGAAGGCCAGTCGGAAGAACGCTCGCCGGCGACGAACGTTCGTTTGGGCGTCTGCCAATTCATTATGGGTAACTACAACGGAGCCGTTCAAACGCTGTCGGCTGCCGATGGTGGTGCCCTGGCTCACTTCTACCTGGGCCGCAGTTACTTCTGCATGCAGAACTACGACAAGGCTATCGAAGCCTTCCAGTCGGCTCAAACTGCTGGTTACAACAAAGATGATTGCCAGCTTGGCATCATCGAAGCCCTGCGTAGCCGTGGCGAGGCCGAAAAGGCGTTGCAGATGCTGGACAACATGTTCGGCCCTATCGAATCAACCGCCAACTACTTGTATCAACGTGGTGCCACGATCGCTTCGATGGGTGGCAATCCAGATGAAGTCGTCGCTCTGTACGAACGTGCCGTTGAGGCCGATCCAGGCCACGCCGGTGCGTTGTTCGGACTGGCTCTGGAAAACGATCGTCGTGGCAACGACGTTCAGGCTCTGCAGTTGTATCAGAATGCCGCCGCCGTCTTTCCGACCCACGTTGGTGCTTTGCTGAACCTCGGCATCCTGCACGAAGATCGTGGTGAATACGATCGTGCGACGCACTGCTACCAACGAGTGCTCGATTCGTACCCGACTGAAAAGCGGGCCCGTATGTTCATGAAGGACGCTCAGGCGTCCGGCGACATGTACTACGACGAAGAAGAGCAGAAGAAACGCGACCGCATGTCGCAGGTTCTCAGCATTCCGGTTACCGACTTCGAGTTGTCGGTTCGTAGCCGTAACTGCTTGCAGAAGATGGGCATCATGACCCTCGGCGATCTGTGCCGCTGCAGCGAACAGGAACTGCTGGCCAGTAAGAACTTCGGCGAGACCTCGCTGATCGAAATTCGCGACATGCTTCGCTCGAAGGGTCTGGAACTTGGGCAGATGTCCAACGAAAAGGCAGCCGCGCCAGAAGTGTCGTACGACACCTCGGGCCTTTCGCCTGACGAACAAGCTTTGCTCGATCGTCCAATCGCCGAGCTCAGCCTGTCGGTTCGTGCCCGCAAGTGCATGGTCCGCTTGGGGATCTCGACCATCGGCGAATTGGTTCGCCGCACTGGTGACGAACTGCTGGAGTGCAAAAACTTCGGCGTGACCAGCTTGAACGAAGTTCGCGAGAAGCTGACCTCGTACAACCTGAAGCTTCGCGGCGACTAG
- the tgt gene encoding tRNA guanosine(34) transglycosylase Tgt, which yields MERRDTLEASTPDKPAEKDWFQYQLKHQDGTSKARRGQFVTPHGVVQTPAFMPVGTQGTVKGLEIGMVRQTGAQMILGNTYHLSLRPGDDVVADLGGLHKFMGWDGPILTDSGGFQIFSLAQMRKITEQEAVFRSHIDGRKIHLSPERSIEIQENLGSDIAMVLDHVVALPNEPKVIREAMDRSIRWAKRCQDAATRKDQAQFAIVQGGLDEKLRVECAERLGELNFPGYAIGGLSVGEPPPEMYRILDVTCPALPAEKPRYLMGVGRPEDLLEGIRRGVDLFDCVMPTRNGRNALAFTDEGTVRLRNAKYQRDSTPLDPKSVPQVAGLSRAYLRHLFMAKEMLGPILLTLHNVAYYQRLMREAQAAIEEDRFESFYQAKMEGWGSAS from the coding sequence ATGGAGCGACGAGACACTTTGGAAGCTTCCACGCCTGACAAGCCGGCCGAGAAGGACTGGTTTCAGTACCAGCTCAAGCATCAAGACGGCACCTCGAAGGCACGTCGTGGGCAATTCGTTACGCCACATGGTGTCGTGCAGACGCCTGCCTTCATGCCGGTCGGTACTCAAGGGACCGTCAAGGGGCTCGAGATCGGGATGGTGCGGCAGACCGGCGCGCAGATGATCCTCGGCAACACCTATCATCTCTCGCTTCGGCCAGGCGACGACGTTGTGGCTGATCTGGGCGGGCTGCACAAGTTCATGGGATGGGATGGCCCAATCCTGACTGACAGCGGCGGCTTCCAGATTTTCAGCCTTGCCCAAATGCGGAAGATTACCGAGCAAGAGGCGGTCTTTCGTTCGCACATCGATGGCCGGAAGATCCATCTTTCGCCCGAACGAAGTATCGAGATTCAAGAGAACCTCGGTAGCGACATCGCCATGGTGCTCGATCACGTCGTCGCGTTACCAAACGAGCCGAAGGTCATTCGCGAGGCGATGGATCGCTCGATCCGCTGGGCTAAGCGTTGCCAGGATGCCGCCACACGAAAAGATCAGGCCCAGTTTGCCATCGTGCAAGGTGGTCTCGACGAAAAGCTCCGTGTCGAATGTGCCGAGCGTCTAGGCGAGTTGAATTTCCCTGGCTATGCAATCGGCGGCTTGAGTGTCGGCGAACCGCCCCCGGAGATGTACCGGATTCTCGACGTGACCTGTCCTGCTCTACCGGCCGAAAAGCCTCGCTATTTGATGGGAGTCGGGCGGCCAGAGGATCTGCTGGAAGGCATTCGTCGCGGGGTCGATCTGTTCGACTGCGTGATGCCGACTCGCAATGGACGCAACGCGTTGGCCTTCACCGACGAAGGGACCGTCCGGCTGCGAAACGCCAAGTATCAGCGCGATTCGACCCCGCTCGATCCGAAGAGCGTGCCCCAGGTAGCGGGCCTGAGTCGGGCCTACCTGCGGCATCTGTTCATGGCTAAAGAGATGCTCGGGCCCATTTTGCTGACTCTGCATAACGTCGCTTACTACCAGCGTTTAATGCGTGAAGCCCAGGCTGCGATCGAAGAAGATCGCTTCGAGTCCTTCTATCAGGCCAAAATGGAAGGCTGGGGTTCGGCCAGCTAG
- a CDS encoding HAD family hydrolase, producing MKVCLFDIDGTLVTTGMAGKDALIDAFLHVAELTQMENVLTVSGKTDRGIFAELFQLHAKTMTEEAWRTFIERYLNGLEANLPKREGMVLEGVTALLARLSQRDDVLLGLLTGNVERGAALKLTHYGIHEYFAFGGFGDHHPDRDDVARAALAAAEQYHGSPFAPSDVFVIGDTPNDVKCARAIGAQAVAVATGVFSIAQLEAANPDLLLANLGDLDAVEAFMFGG from the coding sequence ATGAAAGTCTGCCTGTTCGACATCGATGGAACCCTGGTCACCACCGGGATGGCAGGCAAAGATGCGCTGATCGACGCGTTTTTACATGTGGCCGAACTGACGCAGATGGAAAACGTTCTGACAGTCAGTGGAAAGACCGATCGCGGCATCTTTGCCGAGTTGTTTCAGCTTCACGCCAAAACGATGACCGAAGAAGCCTGGCGAACGTTCATCGAGCGTTACCTGAATGGCCTGGAGGCCAATTTGCCGAAGCGCGAAGGGATGGTCCTGGAAGGGGTCACCGCTCTGCTGGCTCGACTTTCGCAGCGCGATGACGTGCTGCTTGGTCTGCTGACCGGGAATGTGGAACGTGGTGCGGCACTCAAGCTGACTCACTACGGAATCCATGAGTACTTTGCCTTCGGCGGGTTTGGAGATCATCATCCAGATCGCGACGACGTGGCTCGGGCCGCGCTCGCTGCCGCTGAGCAGTACCATGGTTCGCCATTCGCTCCGAGCGATGTCTTTGTCATTGGCGATACCCCCAACGATGTGAAGTGTGCCAGGGCGATCGGAGCCCAGGCCGTGGCGGTCGCGACGGGCGTCTTTTCTATTGCCCAGCTAGAAGCTGCCAATCCCGATCTTCTGCTCGCCAATCTCGGCGATTTGGATGCTGTCGAAGCGTTCATGTTCGGCGGCTAA
- a CDS encoding trypsin-like peptidase domain-containing protein produces MRLFLYCLVVAIFGAWVISYWTTKVTTPSLNPDAQPRTVTPRGDLAEDEKATIDLFQKSADSVVFITTSQQVRRYGSAKISEMATGQGSGFVWDHEGHIITNYHVVKSIANGSGLARVTFADASSYVASIVGSSPEHDLAVLEVTDFQGGAFQPIEVGQSADLQVGQKVFAIGNPFGFDHTLTTGVISGLGRSIEGEDGRQIDDLIQTDAAINPGNSGGPLLDSGGRLIGVNSAIYSPSGAYAGIGFAIPVDTVNSVVTELIRHGEIKRPYLGVQIAPPTINARLNIKGALVAEVIPGSPAEAAGIQPTIIAQQNQIVLGDLIVRIDETPIQTHGDIVKELFKHQVGDVLRVKVVRGLYTEKQREVDLNVALKESI; encoded by the coding sequence TTGCGGCTATTTTTGTACTGCCTGGTTGTGGCGATCTTTGGTGCCTGGGTGATCAGCTATTGGACGACCAAGGTTACCACACCTTCGCTGAACCCGGATGCCCAGCCTCGAACCGTCACCCCACGGGGTGACCTGGCTGAAGACGAGAAGGCGACGATTGACCTGTTCCAGAAGTCGGCCGATTCGGTCGTCTTTATTACCACCTCGCAGCAGGTTCGCCGGTATGGCAGTGCCAAGATCTCGGAAATGGCAACCGGGCAGGGGAGTGGTTTCGTCTGGGATCACGAGGGGCATATCATCACCAACTATCACGTGGTGAAGTCGATCGCCAACGGTTCTGGGCTCGCGCGGGTCACTTTCGCCGATGCTTCCAGCTACGTAGCATCGATCGTCGGGTCCTCGCCGGAACATGATCTGGCCGTGTTGGAAGTCACCGATTTTCAGGGAGGAGCCTTCCAGCCAATTGAAGTCGGTCAATCGGCCGATCTGCAAGTTGGACAGAAGGTTTTCGCGATTGGCAATCCCTTTGGTTTCGACCATACCCTGACCACCGGGGTGATCAGCGGACTGGGACGATCGATCGAAGGGGAAGATGGCCGGCAAATTGACGACCTGATTCAGACCGACGCCGCGATCAATCCCGGTAACAGCGGTGGTCCATTGCTCGATAGCGGCGGGCGTTTGATCGGGGTGAACTCGGCAATCTACAGCCCCAGCGGTGCCTACGCCGGCATCGGCTTTGCCATTCCAGTCGACACTGTGAATTCCGTTGTGACGGAACTCATTCGTCATGGCGAAATCAAACGTCCATACCTGGGCGTGCAGATCGCTCCCCCGACGATCAATGCCCGGTTGAATATCAAAGGGGCTCTCGTGGCGGAAGTGATCCCAGGCAGTCCAGCCGAAGCGGCGGGCATTCAGCCCACCATCATCGCTCAGCAAAACCAGATTGTGCTGGGTGACTTGATCGTGCGAATCGACGAGACGCCGATTCAAACGCACGGCGACATCGTCAAAGAGTTGTTCAAGCACCAAGTCGGTGATGTGTTGAGGGTGAAAGTGGTTCGCGGTCTCTACACCGAGAAGCAACGTGAAGTCGATTTGAACGTCGCCCTCAAAGAATCGATCTAG